A region from the Halosolutus gelatinilyticus genome encodes:
- a CDS encoding dihydrofolate reductase family protein — protein MKTQYYTATSIDGYLADDDNSLDWLFQFGAIEEIEGVKDDYPQFIDQVGALAMGSTTYEWLVEHENLLENPETWPYEVPAWVFSSRELPAVDGADVRFVQGDVEPVHAEMVTAADGENVWLVGGGDLVGQFHDRGLLDEIILTVAPVTLASGAPLLPRRITDSPLKLVDAQKYGDIFAVLTYEVQ, from the coding sequence ATGAAGACCCAATACTACACCGCAACGAGCATCGACGGGTATCTCGCCGACGACGATAACTCGCTCGACTGGCTCTTCCAGTTCGGAGCGATCGAGGAAATCGAGGGCGTGAAGGACGACTACCCGCAGTTCATAGACCAGGTCGGTGCCCTGGCCATGGGGTCGACGACATACGAGTGGCTCGTCGAGCACGAGAACCTCCTGGAAAACCCGGAAACGTGGCCGTATGAGGTCCCGGCTTGGGTGTTTAGCAGCCGAGAATTACCGGCAGTCGACGGTGCGGACGTCCGCTTCGTGCAGGGGGACGTCGAGCCCGTCCATGCAGAGATGGTGACGGCCGCAGACGGCGAGAACGTCTGGCTTGTCGGGGGTGGTGACCTCGTCGGACAGTTCCACGATCGCGGCCTACTCGACGAGATTATTCTCACCGTTGCTCCCGTCACGCTCGCCTCGGGTGCGCCGTTGTTGCCACGCAGGATCACCGATTCGCCCCTGAAACTGGTTGACGCGCAAAAGTACGGCGATATTTTCGCGGTTCTAACCTATGAGGTGCAGTAG
- the queC gene encoding 7-cyano-7-deazaguanine synthase QueC — MTETLTDTATDESTPDRAVVLLSGGMDSATDAYEARDRGYDLYALHTSYGQRTEDRELECARRLADELDAADFLRIETGHLSAIGASSLTDDGMDVEDADLESDEIPTSYVPFRNANLLAMAVSYAEANASSAVFIGAHSEDFSGYPDCRPAFFDAFERVADVGTKPETEIAIEAPFVDWSKTDIADRGVELDVPFEHTWSCYRENEPACGTCDACAFRLQAFQNVGVRDPIAYAERPTYADRG, encoded by the coding sequence ATGACCGAGACACTCACCGACACCGCGACCGACGAATCGACTCCTGACCGCGCCGTCGTCCTCCTCTCCGGCGGGATGGACAGCGCCACTGACGCCTACGAGGCTCGCGATCGCGGCTACGACCTGTACGCCCTGCACACCTCCTACGGTCAGCGCACTGAGGATCGCGAACTCGAATGTGCCCGCCGACTCGCCGACGAACTCGACGCCGCCGACTTCCTCCGGATCGAGACCGGCCACCTCTCGGCGATCGGCGCCTCGAGTCTCACCGACGACGGGATGGACGTCGAAGACGCCGACCTCGAAAGCGACGAGATCCCCACCTCCTACGTCCCGTTCCGCAACGCGAACCTGCTGGCGATGGCGGTCTCCTACGCCGAGGCCAACGCCTCTTCGGCCGTCTTCATCGGCGCCCACAGCGAGGACTTCTCGGGGTATCCGGACTGCCGCCCCGCGTTCTTCGACGCGTTCGAACGCGTCGCCGACGTCGGAACGAAACCCGAGACCGAGATCGCGATCGAGGCGCCGTTCGTCGACTGGTCGAAAACCGACATCGCGGACCGCGGCGTCGAACTCGACGTCCCGTTCGAACACACGTGGAGTTGCTACCGCGAGAACGAACCCGCCTGCGGCACCTGCGACGCCTGCGCGTTCCGGCTGCAGGCCTTCCAGAACGTCGGAGTTCGCGATCCGATCGCGTACGCCGAACGGCCGACGTACGCCGATCGGGGGTAA
- a CDS encoding 7-carboxy-7-deazaguanine synthase QueE, translating into MPVSDSVDRASEVDAADGDGLPINELFYSLQGEGALAGVPSVFVRTSGCNLRCWFCDSYHTSWEPTHAWMDLETIVAEVESHESAEHVVLTGGEPLIHEASVTLIEALTDRGYHTTVETNGTIYRDAPIDLASISPKLASSVPTPDRDPKGEGEWEARHEADRIDLGTLVRLVEDYDFQLKFVVTDADDMPEILELLGDLRGAAAVPVRNDDVLLMPEGATRTRLKETRNRVARLAMDHGFRYTPRLHVDLWNDAPET; encoded by the coding sequence ATGCCGGTCTCCGACTCGGTCGATCGGGCGAGCGAGGTGGACGCCGCGGACGGCGACGGTCTCCCGATCAACGAACTGTTCTACTCCCTGCAGGGCGAAGGTGCGCTCGCCGGCGTCCCGTCGGTGTTCGTCCGCACGAGCGGCTGTAATCTCAGATGCTGGTTCTGTGACTCCTATCACACCTCCTGGGAACCCACGCACGCGTGGATGGATCTCGAGACGATCGTAGCGGAGGTGGAGTCGCACGAGAGCGCCGAGCACGTCGTTCTCACCGGCGGCGAGCCGCTGATCCACGAGGCAAGTGTCACCCTCATCGAAGCGCTCACCGATCGGGGCTACCACACGACCGTCGAGACGAACGGCACGATCTACCGGGACGCCCCGATCGATCTCGCCTCGATCAGCCCGAAACTCGCGAGCAGTGTGCCCACGCCCGATCGCGATCCGAAAGGCGAGGGCGAGTGGGAGGCGCGCCACGAGGCCGATCGGATCGACCTCGGCACGCTCGTCCGTCTCGTCGAGGACTACGATTTCCAACTGAAGTTCGTCGTCACCGACGCGGACGATATGCCGGAGATCCTCGAGTTGCTCGGGGACCTCCGAGGCGCGGCCGCCGTCCCGGTTCGAAACGACGACGTGCTCCTGATGCCCGAGGGCGCGACGCGAACGCGACTCAAGGAGACCCGAAATCGCGTCGCGCGACTGGCGATGGACCACGGCTTCCGGTACACGCCGCGGCTGCACGTCGACCTCTGGAACGACGCCCCCGAGACGTAA